Proteins from one Silurus meridionalis isolate SWU-2019-XX chromosome 3, ASM1480568v1, whole genome shotgun sequence genomic window:
- the LOC124383386 gene encoding secretin receptor, whose protein sequence is MKLSKFHRAAIAALLTFCTPVKSIPLECDPEYMWLQEEEKCNNIIHQENITHTNSTGCSALWDDVNCWPHAKIGDVISQKCPTFLRVKGSIRRNCTENGWSDPFPPYMLACGSENGIVHPPSEMMLVSHEYFIWVKIMYSLGYSISVISLTIAIMLLCVFRKLHCTRNFIHMQLFLSFILRAVFIFIRDAALHKSQDYYHCESHPVGCKVALIFSNFGILANYSWLLVEGHYLHSLIHLSLHSPRKRRQWYISFGWGTPMFIVIMWSVAKYLEEDEGCWETRSRGWIWWILRVPVILSITVNLLFFLRIIQTIVSKMRAPDMIGNEFKQHKKLAKSTLLLVSLFGVQYALFTFFPDGVDILTFQIWNAIELALASTQGFIVALLYCFLNGEVQHEITRRRRRWRLKQRVHGDIRPHHGSLSQSGLPLTQISLLARVNNIS, encoded by the exons ATGAAGCTTTCAAAGTTTCACAGAGCTGCAATAGCGGCTCTCCTCACCTTCTGTACACCT GTAAAATCCATCCCTTTAGAGTGTGATCCAGAGTACATGTGGCttcaggaggaggagaagtgcAACAACATCATCCACCAagaaaacattacacacactaacTCCACAG GCTGCAGTGCATTATGGGATGATGTGAACTGCTGGCCTCATGCAAAGATTGGAGATGTGATTTCTCAAAAATGCCCAACCTTTCTAAGGGTCAAAG GAAGTATAAGGAGAAATTGTACAGAGAATGGCTGGTCTGATCCGTTCCCACCGTATATGCTGGCCTGCGGATCTGAGAATGGCATAGTGCACCCTCCCTCAGAAATG atgctgGTGTCACATGAGTACTTCATATGGGTAAAGATCATGTACTCATTGGGGTACAGCATCTCTGTGATCTCCCTCACCATTGCTATcatgctgctgtgtgtgttcag AAAACTCCACTGCACACGGAATTTCATCCACATGCAGCTCTTTCTGTCCTTCATTTTGCGAgctgttttcattttcatcagAGATGCGGCGCTACACAAATCACAGGATTATTACCACTGTGAATCTCACCCG GTTGGCTGTAAGGTTGCACTGATTTTTTCAAATTTTGGCATACTGGCCAACTATAGCTGGTTGCTGGTAGAGGGCCATTACCTGCATAGCCTCATTCACCTGTCTTTACATTCCCCAAGAAAACGCCGGCAGTGGTACATCAGCTTTGGCTGGG GCACGCCTATGTTCATCGTCATTATGTGGAGTGTCGCCAAATATCTGGAGGAGGATGAAGG GTGTTGGGAGACAAGAAGCAGAGGCTGGATCTGGTGGATTCTGAGAGTTCCTGTAATCCTGTCCATTACT GTGAACCTCCTGTTTTTCCTGAGAATCATACAGACAATTGTAAGCAAGATGAGAGCTCCGGACATGATTGGAAATGAGTTTAAACAGCACAA GAAGCTGGCCAAGTCCACACTGCTGCTAGTGTCACTGTTTGGTGTGCAGTACGCCCTCTTCACTTTTTTCCCTGATGGAGTTGACATCCTTACCTTCCAGATCTGGAACGCCATCGAGCTTGCCCTGGCCTCCACACAG GGCTTTATAGTAGCACTTCTATACTGCTTTCTTAATGGAGAG GTTCAGCACGAGATTACGCGGCGCCGGAGACGGTGGCGTCTAAAGCAGCGCGTCCATGGTGACATCAGACCACACCACGGTTCCCTTAGCCAAAGTGGCCTACCCCTCACTCAGATCTCACTGTTAGCCAGAGTTAATAACATATCCTAA
- the tmem37 gene encoding voltage-dependent calcium channel gamma-like subunit isoform X1 encodes MSEYFLAEYSSRESPHFRNRPAMAPAAQKKSHPFFLEVLCRTLIILCTTLSIVLSSIAVCDGHWLLSERHTFGLWFFCDVDTENSGAPPNCSRHVGEEAGQLLEHGLGLCRCVVCLAVVSAIFGLELLVLSQVSEGRASTQRWRLGAWLVLLAAGLAAAGAVTFVFLVWDFATPLGLTLTFWCQFTATFLFFLNGMAARHIQSMEYFPHSTNDVWKP; translated from the exons ATGTCTGAGTACTTTCTGGCCGAATACAGCAGCCGAGAATCCCCACACTTCCGGAATCGACCC GCTATGGCTCCTGCTGCCCAGAAGAAGTCTCATCCTTTTTTCCTGGAAGTGTTATGCCGCACTCTCATCATCCTGTGTACGACGCTCTCCATTGTTCTGTCCTCCATCGCAGTGTGTGATGGACACTGGCTGCTGAGTGAGCGGCACACATTTGGCCTCTGGTTCTTTTGTGATGTTGACACAGAGAACTCTGGTGCACCCCCAAACTGCAGCAGGCATGTTGGAGAGGAAGCAGGACAGCTCTTAGAGCATGGGCTTGGGTTGTGTCGCTGTGTTGTCTGTCTAGCTGTGGTGAGTGCTATCTTTGGCCTGGAGCTGCTGGTATTGTCACAGGTGAGCGAGGGACGGGCATCTACGCAGCGTTGGCGTCTAGGCGCATGGCTTGTGCTGCTGGCTGCAGGATTAGCTGCTGCAGGGGCCGTGACCTTCGTGTTTCTTGTTTGGGACTTTGCTACACCTTTGGGGCTCACGCTCACTTTCTGGTGCCAGTTCACTGCAacattcctcttcttcctcaatGGCATGGCAGCACGGCACATCCAGAGCATGGAGTATTTTCCACACTCCACTAATGATGTATGGAAACCATAG
- the tmem37 gene encoding voltage-dependent calcium channel gamma-like subunit isoform X2, which produces MTAIKITAMAPAAQKKSHPFFLEVLCRTLIILCTTLSIVLSSIAVCDGHWLLSERHTFGLWFFCDVDTENSGAPPNCSRHVGEEAGQLLEHGLGLCRCVVCLAVVSAIFGLELLVLSQVSEGRASTQRWRLGAWLVLLAAGLAAAGAVTFVFLVWDFATPLGLTLTFWCQFTATFLFFLNGMAARHIQSMEYFPHSTNDVWKP; this is translated from the exons ATGACGGCTATAAAAATTACG GCTATGGCTCCTGCTGCCCAGAAGAAGTCTCATCCTTTTTTCCTGGAAGTGTTATGCCGCACTCTCATCATCCTGTGTACGACGCTCTCCATTGTTCTGTCCTCCATCGCAGTGTGTGATGGACACTGGCTGCTGAGTGAGCGGCACACATTTGGCCTCTGGTTCTTTTGTGATGTTGACACAGAGAACTCTGGTGCACCCCCAAACTGCAGCAGGCATGTTGGAGAGGAAGCAGGACAGCTCTTAGAGCATGGGCTTGGGTTGTGTCGCTGTGTTGTCTGTCTAGCTGTGGTGAGTGCTATCTTTGGCCTGGAGCTGCTGGTATTGTCACAGGTGAGCGAGGGACGGGCATCTACGCAGCGTTGGCGTCTAGGCGCATGGCTTGTGCTGCTGGCTGCAGGATTAGCTGCTGCAGGGGCCGTGACCTTCGTGTTTCTTGTTTGGGACTTTGCTACACCTTTGGGGCTCACGCTCACTTTCTGGTGCCAGTTCACTGCAacattcctcttcttcctcaatGGCATGGCAGCACGGCACATCCAGAGCATGGAGTATTTTCCACACTCCACTAATGATGTATGGAAACCATAG
- the dbi gene encoding acyl-CoA-binding protein: MTEEAFQKAAEEVKHLKAKPVDAEMLEIYSLFKQATVGDVNTARPGMLDFAGKAKWDAWDSKKGMSKEDAMKAYISKVEELKGKYGI; encoded by the exons ATGACTGAG GAGGCATTTCAGAAGGCAGCAGAGGAGGTGAAGCATCTAAAGGCAAAACCAGTTGATGCCGAGATGCTGGAGATCTACAGTCTGTTCAAACAGGCCACAGTAGGAGACGTCAACACCG CCCGGCCCGGCATGTTGGACTTTGCAGGGAAAGCCAAGTGGGATGCCTGGGATTCAAAAAAAG GTATGAGTAAGGAGGACGCAATGAAGGCTTATATCAGCAAAGTGGAAGAGCTGAAAGGAAAATATGGAATTTAA
- the c3h2orf76 gene encoding UPF0538 protein C2orf76 homolog isoform X2, protein MSSETVLTVRLVRSFEHRNFKSVVFRGVNLDQKVEQFIGFVKKDASTREGLPPPFKRFDYDTMKIIHQAHGAKTNELVMSLEDDEKLILHNGLDLRACGPMKQSWPSLR, encoded by the exons ATGTCATCAGAAACTGTTCTCACTGTGCGCCTGGTTCGCTCATTTGAGCATCGCAATTTCAAATCGGTTGTGTTCCGAGGTGTCAATTTGGACCAGAAGGTCGAGCAGTTTATTGGTTTTGTAAAGAAAG ACGCTTCCACCAGAGAAGGTTTGCCCCCACCTTTTAAGAGATTTGACTATG ACACCATGAAGATCATCCATCAAGCACATGGAGCAAAG ACTAACGAGCTGGTGATGAGTTTAGAGGATGATGAGAAGTTAATTCTACACAATGGCCTCGATTTACGAGCATGTGGT cCAATGAAACAGAGTTGGCCTTCTTTAAGATGA
- the c3h2orf76 gene encoding UPF0538 protein C2orf76 homolog isoform X1: MSSETVLTVRLVRSFEHRNFKSVVFRGVNLDQKVEQFIGFVKKDASTREGLPPPFKRFDYDTMKIIHQAHGAKTNELVMSLEDDEKLILHNGLDLRACGVANETELAFFKMSDYEKFKANPQTVW, from the exons ATGTCATCAGAAACTGTTCTCACTGTGCGCCTGGTTCGCTCATTTGAGCATCGCAATTTCAAATCGGTTGTGTTCCGAGGTGTCAATTTGGACCAGAAGGTCGAGCAGTTTATTGGTTTTGTAAAGAAAG ACGCTTCCACCAGAGAAGGTTTGCCCCCACCTTTTAAGAGATTTGACTATG ACACCATGAAGATCATCCATCAAGCACATGGAGCAAAG ACTAACGAGCTGGTGATGAGTTTAGAGGATGATGAGAAGTTAATTCTACACAATGGCCTCGATTTACGAGCATGTGGTGTAG cCAATGAAACAGAGTTGGCCTTCTTTAAGATGAGTGACTATGAAAAATTCAAGGCCAACCCCCAGACTGTATGGTAA